One region of Pieris rapae chromosome Z, ilPieRapa1.1, whole genome shotgun sequence genomic DNA includes:
- the LOC110999972 gene encoding glycine cleavage system H protein: MVINNVIKTLCRVSQQGIVLTCRRVHNGNGRFYTKKHEWVKVDDGIGTIGISKFAQESLGEVVFAQLPDVGNNITCGDECGALESVKAAGEVYSPVSGIVTEKNSAVESSPALINKSCYEEGWLFKLKLSKPEEVEQLMDQTSYDTYLEDLQ; this comes from the exons ATGGTAATtaacaatgttattaaaacgTTGTGTCGCGTTTCACAACAAGGCATAGTATTGACTTGCAGACGTGTACACAATGGAAACG GCCGGTTTTACACTAAAAAGCATGAGTGGGTGAAGGTCGATGACGGTATCGGTACTATTGGAATATCAAAATTTGCGCAG GAATCACTTGGTGAAGTGGTATTTGCACAACTACCAGATGTAGGAAACAACATAACTTGTGGCGATGAGTGTGGTGCCTTAGAAAGCGTTAAAGCAGCTGGGGAGGTGTACTCGCCTGTTTCTGGTATC GTAACTGAAAAGAATAGTGCTGTTGAATCAAGTCCAGCTCTAATTAACAAATCTTGCTATGAAGAAGGTTGGCTATTCAAACTGAAACTAAGCAAACCCGAAGAAGTGGAACAGTTAATGGACCAAACCTCTTACGACACGTACCTTGAAGACCTTCAGTAA